The DNA segment ttaaaaaatatttaaaatatactaatcacaaactgtcatGTATATATtgtctaaaaattattaaaaaaatgttgttaaaagaattttttcctAACCAAAAATGAGTTATGATAGACTGAATATATTATAACACGTGATAGAAAGTATTTCATAATAAGAGATTCAACTTATTATgatctacttttttttttttttatcacgtCATAAAATGTTCAAACTTTTTAAGATTGTCAAAACTATGAGACCAAAACATCAATCATAATAAGTGGTcataacacttttttaaatttttcagcTGATGAAATATGTATAGAATCTTAAGAGGATATTTAAATGAGTATACCAGGCCCTTTTCCAGCAGGTATCGACAGAGGGAGTCAGAATTCTCAATTAAGCCAAACCCTTCAGCTTCTCTTCCATAATAAGAGCTGAAATCAATGAAGAGATAAAATGCCCCCTGAAATTGaaaaaaggttttaaaagaAGGAAGGAGCTAAAACCCGGAGAAGGAGGTTCAAGCAACATGCTGATGAGTTCACACCTGTGGTTCAGATATTTTCACACCATCCATTTTTGAAAAGCTTTCAACCAAGAAATCCCTTCTTTCCCTGAAGGCTTTCACCATGTTGGAAACAGCCTCTCCACCTGCATAGCCGAGTCCTAATGCAGCAACACCAGCTTTCTGAGATATACTGCTCGCCCCTGAAGTGAACTGTATTCaataaaatgtatttgataTCCATATATCAGTAGTTAGTTAAGCGTTGGTCAGAGTAGAATAGTTAGAAATATCAGTTACGTATCATTTCAGAAAGCTAAGCAGTATATGTTAGGTATAACATAAATAGCAACACAAGCCCAATTTCTTTAGCAAAAGGAAATCAAGAAAGTTTGATTTTGAGTTGTGCATAATTCACAGAAAGTGAAATGAAAATGCAGCCTACCTGACTTTGAATCTTTCCACAGGCAGCAACAAAGTGTTTTGGACCAGCAATATACCCAAGACGCCACCCAGTCATGGCAAATGTCTACAAGAACAGTTGAAAAGCATTTACAAGGCTTTTACATTTATCATAATTTACAGACATTCTAAGAAATACATCATTTGCATCAACATGCCTAACAGAAAATTTATACCAATTAGAAACTATACTTTATACGTAAGAGAACATATATCATCATAGACCAACCTTGGAAAACCCATTCACTGTTAGTGTTCTGTCCCACATTCCAGTTAAAGATGCAAAGCTTGTGTGAGTTGCAGGTGAATAAATTATGTGTTCATAAATTTCATCAGAGAGAACCTGTACGTAAAACAGCCGTAGAGATCTTGAAATGGACTATCATTGAGGAAAATGTGAAAACACATTCAAGAGTAAAGGGTGCTTGTTTGTACCAGAAGCCTGGGGTGCTTTTCTACAATTTGGGCTATCTCTTCAAGTAATTTCTTAGAGTAGACAGACCCTGTTGGATTACAAGGTGAACAAAGAATAAGTAGTCTTGATCTTTCTGTGAGGTTGGCTTCAAGCAGTTTCGGATCCAAAAGAAAGTTATTAGATATGTGGGTTGGAATAATCACAGGATTTGCATCTGCTAGTCTTGCCATTTCTGGATAACTCACATAGAATGGACCTGGAATGACAACCTGAAACATTCGCAGCAGAAGAAGGTAAAAGAAAACATCCACAGCTTAAAAAAGGATAAATAACATCTGTGTTGTTAGTTTTCTAAAACCACCAATATCGTAAGTGCGTCTTTGGTTTCACGTTAACTTAACTATAATCACTTCAAAATTCAGCTAATGTGGTTTTAGATAAACGCTAACACGTTTTTTCATGTTAAGGAATTAATTTTGGCTACCTTACTGACTTTTTgcttaaacaaaatcaattctGTTAATACCCACCAAAACACAAACTAAGAAATTGTAGATGTTCATGGTAGAGTATATAAGGTGTTTCATTTCATACCTCATCTCCTGGGGAACAAACTGCAAGCACTGCTTGAACAACACTCTGTTTCGCTCCATTACTGACCAAAATCTCATCTGGGGTATATGTGATTCCATTCTCCTCTACAGAAACAGTCATGAAACATACTTCAAACTGCTAATCTCGcataatgatgataataatgaGAAATGTACTCGTTAAGCATCTAAATTCTAAAGTAACCTTTTAGCTTGTGACATATTGCTTGGCGTAATTCCAATGTTCCGGCATTAGGAGTATATCTAGTGTGACCGTCACGAATTGCATTCATCCCAGCCTATATCATCCTTATGCATGTCAGGTCATGATCATGAATTCGTGATACAGTACAGAAATAAAAGggacaaaagaaagaagaacaaaCACATTTATCGTTAACATTTACAAACAAATGGAAATTTACACAAAACTCGCCTCGGCTATAACAGTGGGTGTGTCAAAGTCAGGTTCTCCAGCCGCTAAGCGAATAACGGGAACTCCAGCTTGTAACAGAGCAGTGGCATGATCGCTTATTGCCATAGTTTTGGAAGGCTTCAAAGCATTAACTCTGTGGCTCAAAGAAACATCAACTTCTACGTCATCAAAATCACTCTTATTTCTTGCCTTTATCAGTACCACCCTTTTGTTGAGCTCCACGTGATTTCCTTTCTGCATGGCTCTACAAAGCCAATAAAACCATTAATTAGCAACGACAATGAAGTGATGCTGAAGTGGAATGGCAGAAGAGAATCGAGGTAACCTGAAAGGAAGTGTGGATAGGGATGGAAAAAAGCAACGAGAAAAGGAATAGTGGTCTCCAAACGTGATTGTGGAGATGGCGGCGTTTTGTAGTGCATTGGCCATGGAAAATGATAAGAAGCTCTCTATGCAAATTCAACGTTGAAACGctaagaaaagaaggaaagtgCATTATATATAAGTTGAAAGGGGGTAGAGGAAGATGTGAGGATGGAGTTGGTGGAAGTTTTGGCGCGTGCTTAAGAAGCAAAGCTAAGGGTAACTTCTCTTTTCCTTCACATCTTTCTCTACTACTTCTACCAGCTTTTTGTTTGCGTTGGTCAAATATGTACACTTCAACTTCACCAACTAGACCGACAACATTAAAATTTCCTATTTATAAGTGTTTTGTAATGTAAATGATTTTTGACATAGTACTAcatattaaaagtttaagttaaaaaaaataaaaatattaatattttagattttcaagAAAGTGTTTTTTAGTTGGGTATTAAAATGTGACCATCCTAACATTTATAATCCTATCTATTAATAAGACTGAAATATTATTCctataaaaataaactagaacGTGTAGAAATTGTTGATTTTAATTGTTCTCCTTCTGGGCTTAAGAGAAGAACAAAATTAAGTTGGAAGTGAGTGCGCTGTTTCAAAATAATGTCTGGAAAAAGAATGTTTTATAACTTGGCACAAAAAGTGTACTTGAGCGAATAGTAAGAAAATGGCTGGTAGAGATGAGATTCAGATACGATGATTGTGatcaatgataataattttacatcACCCAGAAAATCAATATTCAAGATTCTTCATTACTTCACTTTGTAATTTCTAGCAGGAATCTCAAACTTTCTGTAAATCTTTTTGtttagaaataaatgaaaaactgAATGTATTTTTAAGAGCTTAGAGAGATGAGTGCATTCTTAATTCTGTCTACTGCTGTGTTTAAAGTAGAAAGGGATTCTGCAAAAGAGATGCGGATGCAAGAATCATCTCCAAATGCACTCCCTGGAACCAAAGCAACCTGTAACGAGTAAAAACATCATGTTATGACTTAGGCCATTATTATGTTTCTTAAGTTTGAACTTAATACTCTTAATATATCAGTAAAATCTTGAAGGCCATTAAATGAGAATACCTGGCCCTTTTCCAGCAGATAGCGACACAGAGAGTCAGAATTTTCGATTAAACCGAACCCTTCGGCTTCTCTTCCATAATAAGAGCTCAAATCAATGAATACATAGAATCCACCCTGAATGTGAAAAGAATAGTacattttttcaagaaaaggaGAAACTAATAATTGGGAGGATGATAATCAAACACCTTTCACACCTGTGGTTCACATATTCTCGCTCCGTCCATGTCTCTAAAGCTTTCAATCAAGAAATCCCTTCTTTCCCTGAAAGCTTTTACCATGGTAGAAACAGCTTCTCCTCCTGCATAGCCTAATCCTAATGCAGCAACTGCAGCTTTCTGAGATATGCTACTTGCTCCTGAAGTAAACTGTGCTCCATAAAATGTGTTAGTTATCCCCAAAAGTTATCTATATAACAGGGCAGAAGAGTAGGGACTTTGACTTGGATCATTTGAGAGTACTAAATAGCAAATTTCATTGTTCTGTACAATTtcattaaaacataatatttctttttattttctcattgaATATCCATTAGATGTCTTGAAGCAAAAGGAAATCAAGAAAAGTTTCATATTTGGTTGTACATAATTCATCAAATGGAAACGAAAAAAACAGCATGCCTGGCTTTGAATCTTTCCACATGCTGCAACAAAATGTTTTGGACCAGCAATATACCCAAGCCGCCAACCAGTCATTGCAAATGTCTACAAGAAGACAGTTATAAAGCAACATAATTCAGACTCGAAGCTTTCTACATTGTCATAATCTACGAACTTTCCGAGAAATAAAGAATTTGCACTGagtagaaaatgaaaacaagggATGAACAACACAGACAACAACATGCTGAAAAGAAAATCTATAGTAATTAGAATTTACACTCAATCAATAAGAGCACACATATCATCACTGAAAAACCTTGGAAAGTCCATTAACAGTTAGAGTTCTGTCCCGCATTCCAGGTAAAGATGCAAAGCTTGTATGAGTTGCCGGTGCATAAATTATGTGTTCATAATTTTCATCAGAAAGAACCTGAATACAACAGCCATAGAGGTGTGTAAGGAGTTATAGTTGAGGAGAAAACATTGAAGTATCATGGATGTATTTCTGCACCAGTAGCCTGGGGTGCTTTGCTACAATTTGGGCTATCTCTTCGAGTAATTTCTTAGGATAGACAGACCCTGTTGGGTTACATGGTGAACAAAGAATAAGCAATCTGGATCTTTCTGTAAGATTGTCTTCTAGCAGTTTGGGGTCCAAAAGAAAATCATTCAGTATGTGGGTTGGAAGAATCACAGGTGTTGCATGAGCCAGTCGTGCCATTTCTGGGTAACTCACATAGAATGGAGCTGGAATAATAACCTGAAACATTCTTCACAACACAAGGTAAATCAAAGCCTCCATAGTTTGCAAAAGGATAACATATATGTAAGTCTTCTAAAACCACAATGGAAGCAATTTTATAAATGGAAACAGGTGCACAATATGGACTAAATTTTAACTTGGATAATGGTGAGAACAAGGTTTGCAGGGCCTGGaatatatgacaatcatatTGAGTTTGAAAAACGGGGAAAGACAACATGgaagataaaaatattctagAATAAGGAAGAATGTCTAGTTGCAGAATAATTTGAACAAAAGAAGCCATGTCAATAAGTTCAGACTAATTACAGAATGATATTAATACAAGTTGCAAATATGCGCACAATACAAGAATAAGGCCTCAAAAGGAGAGCACTTCTGAAGCTTCATATGCTGTTTAACTCAATTTTGTTCTCAGATTTTAAATGGATTAGACAATTTTCTTTGACTTCAAAATAACAATTCTAGATGGTTGTGGTAAGTATAAAGCTGTTTCAAACCTCGTCTCCTGGGGAACAAACTGCAAGCACTGCTTGAACAATACTTTGCTTGGCTCCATTACTGACCACAATCTGATCAGGAGAATGTATAATTCCATTCTCCTCTACAGAAACAGTCCAGTCACATTTTCAAACTCCAAACCTCacataatataatcataaataaaacacaGAAACACGCAAGTCATCTGAATTCTGAAGTAACCTTTTAGCTTGTGACATATTGCTTGGCGCAATTCTAACGTCCCAGCATTGGGGGTATATCTGGTATAACCGTCACGAATTGCGTTCATTCCAGCCTATCATTCCCATACATCTCATGATCATGAatatacaacacacacaaaaagaaatggacaaaaagcaaagaagaataaACACTTATATTGTCAACTTAAGAAGTGAAATTTACAGAGAAATCACCTCAGCTATCACAGCAGGAGTGTCAAAATCAGATTCTCCAAAAAATAAGCGAATAACAGGAACTCCAGATTGTGAAAGAGCAGTGGCGTGATCACATATGGCTAGAGTTTTGGAAGGCTTCACTGCATCAACTCTGTGACTCAAAGAAATATCAACGCCCGAGTCATCAAAATCGCTATTAGACTTTGCCTTAATCGCCACAGCCATTCTTTTCAGCTcaatgtttttatctttatgcaTGGTTCTACAAAGGCCATAAAAGCATTAGCAACAAGCGATGCTGAAGAATAACGACTCAAGGATATTGGAGTAACCTAAGAGTGGATAGGGATGGAAAACCAAAAGACATGGCAGCGTTATGAAGCGCATTAGCCATGGAAATCGCAAGTGCAGTTGGATAGGCAGATGAGAAGAATCTAACCAAAGTTAAATCAATAAGTAAAGAATGAAAGTATTTAAGTAAAAAGAGGCAGAGGAAATGAAGACGGAGTTGGAGATATAGAAGCAGAGCTCAGAGAAGCATGTCTTTTTCTTCTATACTTAAGCAGATACTTTCTTGTTTGTGTTGGTTGACAACATCTATTTCAACTTCATCGACATATAGGGAAAacctcaaaatataaataaattgtagtAGGTGGCAAggttttttttaaggaaaaagtcGGTGGACGATGTGgtagtataataatatttatttaaaaattgttgattTCTTATGTTCTGCTTTCGGGCTTGAGATGAGAAGAACAATAACCATTGGAAGCGAATGAATGAAGCTGTTTTAATATATCGATCATTATTAGTTCGAAATCTCTCggtcaagaaaaagaataatagttactttcttttttctaattcaagCATACTTCAATTACCAGTTTGATAATGGTGGGTAGAGAGATATGAGATTCAGATACAGTGGaagatcataattttttatgaacaaGAAATCCATTTCTTTTTTCGCCGATCGTGTTGCGAGTGAAAAGGATGTACAGGAATAGTCCGCGATTTGGAATATTAGAGCATTTCACTTCGATAAGTTTTATCAAGATAAATTTACGTTTTATAGGTTATATATTCGGGAATCATATGACCCATGACATTTAGTAATAACGTAAATTCACTGATCTGTCTTGCTTCTATATGTATATGCCATCTTCTTCACTTCAATTATAACTATATCTTGATTTCCTTCAGAAGCATTCAAATTGTATTTTCCATTTCACGACTTCATCATTACCTTTCTGTCGATTCGCACAAGCATCTTTCAGAAAGGCAGTTTTTCTTAATCACCATCTTTCACGAAAGGCAGTAATACTACTCGGTTCATAATCAGATTCTAATGGATTTCAAACTGTTTGACGATGTTGTGAGGGACAAGTACCTTTCAGTAATACCATTTTGACTTTAATATCAAGCCATCCCAAATGACCAAATGCATTAAGTGTAGAGATATATATAATAGTCTTAAAATGTAACATAATCAAATGAGAACACACGTCAATTGCACAAGAATTTGGGATTACATTTTTACCTCATTTTCTACCAATCATATTCAATAAACAGCAGCGAGGTCCGATGAGGAAATAAAAGCCATATGCAAATATCAATCCGCAGACTTGAAGTACAGTCAACAGGGATAAGCAAAACTAAAATACAGAGCTCTTCCTTTTGGGGCCAGGATTATGTGATGAAGAAACCAACACTACAACAATACAATGACcttgatgaattgaatgaatgTAATGCAAGAGTTTTGTTATAATCATTAGTCTCTCATATGAATAGAATTTTGACGCTGTCAGGTTAGGAAAGCATACAGCCGAACAAGATGTGTGAACCAGCCAGACCTAATTACTTTGGTCCATATTTGTACCTATTCATTCACCAGGCAACCTACTGGATGTCCCATAGCAAGGACGAATTCAGTGTCGAATGGTTGAGTAGCAATTACCAGTGATTCTTCCTTCGTCATGCTGGCGAGTGGCATTTCTAGGAATTTTAAACAAACACACCACACCTCCACTATATCTGCATATCAATAGATCAACCAGATATAAGAACATTTCctccaaatatattaaaaagtaaatcttTAAATTGATTTCTCTAGCAATTTCTGTGCATTTATTACAATTATCTTCTACTCAAGAGAAAGAATGAAGAATCTTGCAGCCTTCTAAAAGTCAACCACCACCGCTTTTGTCTTGTAAGTGTTTATTTCTAAAGGTTTGATTTTTGAAAgctttaaatatcatttataaagTTTAAGATGACATTAGTAACTgctcaatcaatcatactcataCTTTCCAGCTTCCATTTAATTAATTCACATATAAACATTTGTTCTAATGtagaaacgaaaaaaaaaaaggtaaaacaattttttataaatatttaattaagatcaagaagatttattatatttctttatttctaagAACATCTCCCTTGCAGGCATACATTAGATCATAAGATTAAGACCCGGGTCTTATAAGATCTGGGCATTGGAGTAAGTTGCTATgccataaaaataaaagtctagatcataagaatgaaaaattatttttctcctcCGAAATATATATTTCTGTTAACAACCAAATAAAACATTACTGAGAGCGCAGGTCTTATTTGTGTAAAAATTGCAGTAAGATTGTAAAAGTGATGTGACAGTGGAATCCACATTAAAACCTCACATAATGACTCCCACAAAGGAGATGCtctaaaaaaacaactttaaggACGCAGAAAAGATGACTAGGaggagcattttttttttttatttcacaattaGACCGACCATTGAACCGAGATTGAacaaatattaatcaaaatattataataatgaaattcacattaaacaataatatcataattttatgatattaaaaaaaataaaaacgtaaaatttatagataattaactattaaaatacaaatgaaagttcaaataaaatgttaacataagtaaattgaaatttcaatagtattttttaataacaacaGATTTTATACCAGTTTTCTGCTTCTTTGACAGTTTTTTCAGACCAGTCCGGTccatttagaaaaaagaaaaggtatgTTATACTCACAGGTAAGTCCTAAAATGCTGATACGACTACCATTGACAAAAACAAGCACCAATGCTGAAAGTAAGATCAGAAAACTAAAGATTGTTCATCTTCCAAGTGCATCTCCAAAGCACCAATCCAAAGATGCGACTTCATCTAACACAATCACTCAAGAGAGACGAGGAAATTTGGTATTGGAGCAAACCCATGATGTCGTTCCTTAACCAGAAATCACCTATTTGCCTCATGAAAGTTCCACCACAAGAAAATAACCACagataaaaacttaaaagattCCATGGAGATCTACATCCATAGGCCCCCTCCCTAACCATGACATTCTAGAAGCCTTTGCTGCATACAGACTGACAGACAAATTCCGGACCACAGGAAGCTCGAAGTTTAATGCACTGACTATGATATTCGGAAACCTTGGCATTTTTGAGCTGAGATGGTTATTTTGCATCCCTCAcgacaaaccaaaaagaaaaaccaagtGGAATCAAATTTATACTAGGCTTCGGAAGAAAACAAAGGATGAGAAAGGTGAAGATATCGCAAAATTAACCCGCAGCTCAGTACAGGATACTTCAATTACATCGAGAtgcaattatttattattcatgaaAATCCAAATCCATCAACAAGACACACACAGACAGGCCAAAGAAATTGTTGAATGTTGTGCAAACAAAGAAATGTAGCATCTAGCACTACATCATATAAATTAAACGGCAGAGAACTTAGATGTTGTTTCGTAATGCTATCGGTACTATTGTCCAATCAGAACTGGAGTTTTGACTCGATAATTAGTATAATAAAAGATTGCATCAAATGTCAACAAAAATTACCGAAACATAACTCCAATTATAATGAAGATTGCACCTAAATACCAATGAAAGTGTATTTAAGTTTTGCCcaatgaaaagagaaaacagaTCGGTGATACATTAGAAGAATACAAGTCAAAAGCAAAGCAAAAAAGGGAAAGTAACTACTTACCTCATGTACGAGTACAAGATGCATCAAAATCATCAGGTGCAACACGAGCAATCCAATTACTAAGCGTTCTCTTAATATCAGAGTGATTAACATACGCTAATTCATACATACTACACAAATTGACAACAAGCGTCTCATTGAGAGCCACCGTGGGAACTCTCTCAAGCGCACTCTCCAACACCTTAATAGAATCCGATAAGTCCCTAAGATACATCAAACATAGAGCCTTGTTATTCACAGCCACGACATCCGCGCTGTCCCTCTCAATGCACTCTTCGTACTCCCTCACCGCCGAGACATAATCCTTACCAACCAAATACACCAACGCCTTGTTCCTATTCACAAGGTTCTTAAACTCAACC comes from the Vigna radiata var. radiata cultivar VC1973A chromosome 2, Vradiata_ver6, whole genome shotgun sequence genome and includes:
- the LOC106755872 gene encoding bifunctional aspartate aminotransferase and glutamate/aspartate-prephenate aminotransferase, which translates into the protein MANALQNAAISTITFGDHYSFSRCFFPSLSTLPFRAMQKGNHVELNKRVVLIKARNKSDFDDVEVDVSLSHRVNALKPSKTMAISDHATALLQAGVPVIRLAAGEPDFDTPTVIAEAGMNAIRDGHTRYTPNAGTLELRQAICHKLKEENGITYTPDEILVSNGAKQSVVQAVLAVCSPGDEVVIPGPFYVSYPEMARLADANPVIIPTHISNNFLLDPKLLEANLTERSRLLILCSPCNPTGSVYSKKLLEEIAQIVEKHPRLLVLSDEIYEHIIYSPATHTSFASLTGMWDRTLTVNGFSKTFAMTGWRLGYIAGPKHFVAACGKIQSQFTSGASSISQKAGVAALGLGYAGGEAVSNMVKAFRERRDFLVESFSKMDGVKISEPQGAFYLFIDFSSYYGREAEGFGLIENSDSLCRYLLEKGLVALVPGSAFGDDSCIRISYAESLTVLKTAVERIKKALIPLSSAAHF
- the LOC106755649 gene encoding bifunctional aspartate aminotransferase and glutamate/aspartate-prephenate aminotransferase produces the protein MANALHNAAMSFGFPSLSTLRTMHKDKNIELKRMAVAIKAKSNSDFDDSGVDISLSHRVDAVKPSKTLAICDHATALSQSGVPVIRLFFGESDFDTPAVIAEAGMNAIRDGYTRYTPNAGTLELRQAICHKLKEENGIIHSPDQIVVSNGAKQSIVQAVLAVCSPGDEVIIPAPFYVSYPEMARLAHATPVILPTHILNDFLLDPKLLEDNLTERSRLLILCSPCNPTGSVYPKKLLEEIAQIVAKHPRLLVLSDENYEHIIYAPATHTSFASLPGMRDRTLTVNGLSKTFAMTGWRLGYIAGPKHFVAACGKIQSQFTSGASSISQKAAVAALGLGYAGGEAVSTMVKAFRERRDFLIESFRDMDGARICEPQGGFYVFIDLSSYYGREAEGFGLIENSDSLCRYLLEKGQVALVPGSAFGDDSCIRISFAESLSTLNTAVDRIKNALISLSS